One region of Halomicrobium sp. LC1Hm genomic DNA includes:
- the ppc gene encoding phosphoenolpyruvate carboxylase, translated as MNLHAREINEDVRELGELLGEVIEAQTSTEGFETVENIRTSSIDYRRGDADDRDDVERTLDRLSPDMQDIVARAFTTYFELINLAEERQRVREIREGSQEGVLEDSVTDAVEKLSERGADPETLEQVLDDVLIEPTFTAHPTEARRKTVKAKLRSVANDLEVLDEVRLTDSEQEDIEDDLAAEVTSLWQTPQVRDRRPEVTDEALNVQWYIENVLFEVIDEVYDELEDAIDEEYDGEIDVPKLYEFRSWAGSDRDGNPFVTPEITEETLERQRDVVLPLYRDRLKELSGVLSQDASNIDTTDAFDERLEEHKEALPGVASEAEERYPDEPYRQKLKLMREGVLRVGDVRSGGYSDSSDLLADLRAIADDLRANDADVIAEAHVDPLIRKVDTFGFTLAGLDMRDHRKMHTDAIAETVDREGIDYADMDEDERVEFLTEAILQDGQIVDMENVDGLSDDSARVIRRFRKLADWQREFGVDAIDTYAISWCEEASHVLEVLFLGDQAGIVDLPGYCGLDIVPLLESKYALDGARRIMGTLFENDAYEEALAARNGVQEIMLGYSDSNKENGYLAANWSLYRNQKRLAAITDDFDVEMRLFHGRGGSISRGGGPMNDAMLALPNETVTGQIKFTEQGEAIAEKYANEAIAERNLEQMLNAQVRSRYNALEEPVEEIPEAWEEAMETASEAARQKYESLLQTEGFVEFFEQATPISVIENLNMGSRPASRSGDRSVEDLRAIPWVFSWTQARCIIPGWYSIATGLQAYLDDGGDVETLQEMYEEWPFFQTKLDNASLALARTDFDIAEEYAALADDDLRERIFPDIRQEYEDTVDIVTEITGRDSLLKREWLEQNLDRRNPYVDPLNLLQVRLLAQSHLTETERRTLRLTVQGIAAGMKNTG; from the coding sequence ATGAATTTGCACGCCAGGGAAATAAACGAGGACGTGCGCGAGCTGGGGGAGCTCCTCGGGGAAGTGATTGAGGCACAGACATCCACCGAAGGGTTCGAGACCGTCGAGAACATCCGAACGTCGTCGATCGACTACCGGCGCGGCGACGCCGACGACCGCGACGACGTCGAACGGACGCTCGACCGTCTCTCGCCGGACATGCAGGACATCGTCGCCCGTGCTTTCACCACCTACTTCGAACTGATCAACCTCGCAGAGGAGCGCCAGCGGGTCCGCGAGATCCGCGAGGGGAGCCAGGAGGGCGTGCTCGAAGACAGCGTCACCGACGCCGTCGAGAAGCTCTCTGAGCGGGGAGCAGACCCAGAGACCCTCGAACAGGTCCTCGACGACGTTCTCATCGAGCCGACGTTTACCGCCCACCCGACCGAGGCACGACGCAAGACCGTCAAGGCCAAGCTCCGGTCGGTCGCCAACGACCTCGAAGTGCTCGACGAGGTCCGACTCACGGACAGCGAACAGGAGGACATCGAGGACGACCTCGCCGCGGAGGTCACGAGCCTCTGGCAGACGCCACAGGTCCGCGACCGTCGCCCGGAAGTGACCGACGAGGCGCTCAACGTCCAGTGGTACATCGAGAACGTCCTCTTCGAAGTGATCGACGAGGTCTACGACGAACTCGAAGACGCCATCGACGAGGAGTACGACGGCGAGATCGACGTGCCCAAGCTCTACGAGTTCCGCTCGTGGGCCGGCTCCGACCGTGACGGCAACCCCTTCGTCACGCCCGAGATCACCGAGGAGACCCTGGAGCGCCAGCGCGATGTCGTGCTCCCGCTCTACCGGGACCGCCTCAAAGAGCTGTCGGGCGTGCTGAGCCAGGACGCCAGCAACATCGACACGACCGACGCCTTCGACGAGCGGCTCGAAGAACACAAGGAAGCGCTGCCCGGCGTCGCCAGCGAGGCCGAGGAACGCTATCCCGACGAGCCGTACCGCCAGAAGCTGAAGCTGATGCGCGAAGGCGTGCTCCGGGTGGGCGACGTTCGCTCCGGAGGCTACTCCGATTCGAGCGACCTGCTGGCCGACCTCCGCGCCATCGCCGACGACCTCCGTGCCAACGACGCCGACGTGATCGCCGAGGCCCACGTCGATCCGCTGATCCGCAAGGTCGACACGTTCGGCTTCACGCTGGCCGGACTGGACATGCGGGACCACCGCAAGATGCACACCGACGCCATCGCGGAGACCGTCGACCGCGAGGGCATCGACTACGCCGACATGGACGAAGACGAGCGCGTCGAGTTCCTCACCGAGGCCATCCTGCAGGACGGCCAGATCGTCGACATGGAAAACGTCGACGGCCTCTCTGACGACTCGGCCCGCGTCATCCGACGGTTCCGCAAGCTGGCCGACTGGCAGCGCGAGTTCGGCGTCGACGCCATCGACACCTACGCGATCAGCTGGTGTGAGGAAGCGAGCCACGTGCTGGAAGTGCTCTTCCTGGGCGACCAGGCCGGGATCGTCGACCTGCCGGGCTACTGCGGGCTCGACATCGTCCCCCTGCTGGAGTCGAAGTACGCGCTCGACGGCGCGCGTCGCATCATGGGCACGCTGTTCGAGAACGACGCCTACGAGGAGGCACTGGCGGCCCGCAACGGCGTCCAGGAGATCATGCTGGGTTACTCCGACTCCAACAAGGAGAACGGCTATCTCGCCGCCAACTGGTCGCTGTACCGCAACCAGAAGCGACTGGCGGCGATCACCGACGACTTCGACGTGGAGATGCGGCTGTTCCACGGCCGCGGCGGTTCGATCTCGCGCGGGGGCGGCCCGATGAACGACGCGATGCTGGCCCTGCCCAACGAGACCGTGACGGGCCAGATCAAGTTCACCGAGCAGGGCGAGGCCATCGCCGAGAAGTACGCCAACGAGGCCATCGCAGAGCGCAACCTCGAACAGATGCTCAACGCACAGGTTCGCTCTCGGTACAACGCCCTCGAAGAGCCCGTCGAAGAGATCCCCGAGGCCTGGGAAGAGGCCATGGAGACCGCCTCGGAGGCGGCCCGCCAGAAGTACGAGTCGCTCCTGCAGACGGAGGGTTTCGTCGAGTTCTTCGAGCAGGCGACGCCGATCTCGGTGATCGAGAACCTCAACATGGGCTCTCGTCCCGCCTCCCGGTCGGGCGACCGCAGCGTCGAGGACCTGCGAGCGATCCCGTGGGTGTTCTCCTGGACCCAGGCCCGCTGTATCATCCCCGGCTGGTACTCGATCGCGACGGGGCTGCAGGCGTATCTCGACGACGGCGGCGACGTGGAGACCCTCCAGGAGATGTACGAGGAGTGGCCGTTCTTCCAGACCAAACTGGACAACGCGTCCCTCGCGCTGGCCCGGACGGACTTCGACATCGCGGAGGAGTACGCCGCGCTGGCCGACGACGACCTCCGGGAACGGATCTTCCCCGACATCCGCCAGGAGTACGAGGACACCGTCGACATCGTCACGGAGATCACGGGCCGTGACAGCCTCCTCAAGCGCGAGTGGCTCGAACAGAACCTCGACCGCCGGAACCCCTACGTCGACCCGCTCAACCTCCTGCAGGTGCGCCTGCTCGCACAGAGCCACCTTACAGAGACCGAGCGCCGGACGCTGCGCCTGACCGTTCAGGGGATCGCCGCCGGCATGAAAAACACCGGATAG
- a CDS encoding anaerobic glycerol-3-phosphate dehydrogenase subunit C, whose translation MSDSADTPTEESFEPTEPNTGEEFEPVQVFPDEETMDLRPGADSCTKCSTCDTNCPVAEVDDEFPGPKFQGPEQWRLKQTDDGDEFAIDDSIMDCSNCMRCDDACPSGVPLSQMHNEARGEYVDEQMSKLSTEYWRNRILANYRTSAWLASKVPRIANVAMNFGPARWVMEKTLGVTSEREFPAFATETFSEWWAAQGGAAGSRERAREARERRGEPLDADKKVAYFHGCYSEYNTPEVARALVRVYEHFGYEIVVPEQGCSGTPMFANGMLDDARRHAEVNVSSMADLVEEGYDAIASCTSCSLALRQEYPELFDIDGIEDVAENTFESIEYLRIHEDVRGALQDAEIGDELAEEFAYHAPCHARNQGLERQAVELFRDLDGVAVEDVGDSCSGISGTYGWKDEKYEKSMAIGEEMFDHMEDAESTTGMTECPTCSMQMEHGTGYDIRHPIELVAAALVE comes from the coding sequence ATGAGTGATTCAGCTGACACACCGACGGAGGAGTCGTTCGAACCGACAGAACCGAACACGGGCGAGGAGTTCGAGCCGGTCCAGGTGTTCCCCGACGAGGAGACGATGGACCTGCGACCCGGCGCGGACTCCTGTACGAAGTGTAGCACCTGCGACACCAACTGCCCGGTCGCGGAAGTCGACGACGAGTTCCCGGGACCGAAGTTCCAGGGACCAGAGCAGTGGCGGCTCAAGCAGACCGACGACGGCGACGAGTTCGCCATCGACGACTCCATCATGGACTGCTCGAACTGCATGCGCTGTGACGACGCCTGCCCCTCGGGGGTCCCGCTCAGCCAGATGCACAACGAGGCCCGCGGCGAGTACGTCGACGAGCAGATGAGCAAGCTCTCGACGGAGTACTGGCGCAACCGGATCCTCGCCAACTACCGCACGTCCGCGTGGCTGGCGAGCAAGGTCCCCCGGATCGCCAACGTCGCGATGAACTTCGGGCCCGCCCGCTGGGTCATGGAGAAGACCCTCGGTGTCACGAGCGAGCGGGAGTTCCCCGCCTTCGCGACGGAGACGTTCTCCGAGTGGTGGGCCGCTCAGGGCGGCGCTGCCGGTTCCCGCGAGCGCGCTCGCGAGGCCCGCGAACGCCGCGGCGAACCCCTCGACGCCGACAAGAAGGTCGCGTACTTCCACGGCTGTTACTCCGAGTACAACACCCCCGAGGTCGCGCGGGCCCTCGTTCGAGTGTACGAGCACTTCGGCTACGAGATCGTCGTGCCCGAACAGGGCTGCTCGGGGACGCCGATGTTCGCCAACGGGATGCTCGACGACGCCCGCCGCCACGCCGAGGTCAACGTCTCCTCGATGGCCGATCTGGTCGAGGAGGGATACGACGCCATCGCCTCCTGCACGTCGTGCTCGCTGGCGCTGCGACAGGAGTATCCCGAGCTGTTCGACATCGACGGCATCGAAGACGTGGCCGAGAACACGTTCGAGTCCATCGAGTACCTCCGGATCCACGAGGACGTGCGCGGTGCGCTCCAGGACGCCGAGATCGGGGACGAACTCGCCGAAGAGTTCGCCTACCACGCGCCGTGTCACGCCCGCAACCAGGGGCTCGAACGGCAGGCCGTCGAGCTGTTCCGCGATCTCGACGGCGTCGCAGTCGAGGACGTGGGCGACTCCTGTTCGGGCATCTCGGGCACCTACGGCTGGAAAGACGAGAAGTACGAGAAGTCGATGGCCATCGGTGAGGAGATGTTCGACCACATGGAGGACGCCGAGAGCACCACCGGCATGACCGAGTGCCCCACCTGCTCGATGCAGATGGAGCACGGCACCGGCTACGACATCCGCCACCCGATCGAGCTGGTCGCGGCGGCGCTGGTCGAGTGA
- a CDS encoding universal stress protein: MAIETVMLALGHTDSERIDELTETVIDIAGATGASVVLSHVFTPEEYDNATERLDFSDPADADVDEVTSRLSIVRDVKDSLDDAGIDYRITGRIGEHGARIVDLATDEGADHLIVGGRRRSPTGKAVFGSTAQHVLLESPCPVTFVRGDH, translated from the coding sequence ATGGCGATAGAGACAGTCATGCTGGCACTCGGACACACCGACAGCGAACGCATCGACGAACTCACCGAGACGGTCATCGACATCGCCGGAGCCACCGGCGCGTCGGTGGTCCTGTCGCACGTGTTCACCCCAGAAGAGTACGACAACGCGACCGAACGACTCGACTTCAGCGATCCGGCCGACGCGGACGTCGACGAGGTGACGAGCCGACTCTCGATCGTCCGTGACGTCAAGGACTCGCTGGATGACGCGGGGATCGACTACCGGATCACCGGTCGGATCGGCGAACACGGCGCACGGATCGTCGACCTCGCGACCGATGAAGGAGCCGACCACCTGATCGTCGGCGGTCGCCGTCGGTCACCGACCGGCAAGGCCGTGTTCGGATCGACGGCCCAGCACGTCCTGCTCGAATCGCCGTGCCCGGTTACCTTCGTCCGGGGCGACCACTGA
- a CDS encoding ABC transporter permease produces the protein MTGPLRPVLAVALADLRERSRSTTFLVVPLLVAYFVKIVTVDSTLVVGTDYTGRPTIAWLAGMTTVIGTTVLVLFGFSLVKGSIGRDLETGVSELIAPSSLSNGQYLLGKWLSNVAVLAFATLVLLASTGVASLFVGVGAFDPWALVSPFLLITLPAMTVVAAVAVCFEAIGPLRGTAGTVIYFLLALTAIVAGIAPDAPLDLVGLAVVRDSMAQSIAAQYPAFDGSVFGFTYTDDPGGLAEFTWAGIAWTGARLVTRLPVLAAACGFLGVAWLAFDRFDDATRWSFLSRSESDRGTADDEVEPPTADDPSTTADPSVDVDLAPVSRDGGSTGPVLLAELRMAVRGYPRWWYAAAALAVLATAVAPIGVVRTLVVPLALLLPLSAWSALGTRERRHRTTELVFVGSRPTRLLGATYASGVAIGLLVSVPAAVRFALSGMDGALVGWLAAVLSLPAIALALGVWTGRSKSFEIAYLTAWYLGPVNGLGALDYVAARPSTASAGIPVVYLALTVVALGVALVGRRRQ, from the coding sequence ATGACCGGGCCACTCAGACCCGTCCTCGCCGTGGCACTGGCGGACCTCAGAGAGCGGTCGCGCTCGACGACGTTCCTCGTCGTGCCGCTGCTGGTCGCGTACTTCGTGAAGATCGTCACCGTCGACTCGACGCTGGTGGTCGGCACCGACTACACCGGCCGCCCGACGATCGCCTGGCTCGCCGGGATGACGACCGTCATCGGGACGACGGTGCTCGTCCTCTTCGGGTTCTCCCTCGTGAAAGGCAGCATCGGCAGAGACCTGGAGACGGGGGTGAGCGAACTGATCGCGCCCTCGTCGCTGTCGAACGGCCAGTACCTACTGGGGAAGTGGCTGAGCAACGTCGCCGTCCTCGCGTTCGCGACGCTGGTCCTGCTCGCTTCGACCGGCGTCGCCTCCCTCTTCGTCGGCGTGGGCGCGTTCGACCCCTGGGCGTTGGTCTCGCCGTTCCTCCTGATCACGCTCCCGGCCATGACCGTCGTCGCGGCGGTCGCGGTCTGTTTCGAGGCGATCGGACCGCTCCGTGGCACCGCCGGCACCGTGATCTACTTCCTGCTCGCGCTGACCGCCATCGTGGCCGGGATCGCACCGGACGCGCCGCTGGATCTCGTCGGACTCGCGGTCGTCCGCGACAGCATGGCCCAGTCGATCGCGGCCCAGTACCCGGCCTTCGACGGGTCGGTCTTCGGCTTCACGTACACGGACGATCCGGGCGGTCTCGCCGAGTTCACGTGGGCGGGAATCGCCTGGACCGGGGCGCGGCTCGTGACCCGTCTCCCGGTACTCGCCGCCGCGTGTGGATTCCTCGGTGTGGCCTGGCTCGCGTTCGACCGGTTCGACGACGCGACGCGTTGGTCGTTCCTGTCTCGCTCGGAGTCTGATCGAGGGACCGCGGACGACGAGGTGGAACCGCCGACGGCAGACGATCCCTCGACGACAGCGGATCCGTCGGTCGACGTCGACCTCGCACCCGTCAGCCGCGACGGTGGCTCGACCGGCCCCGTCTTGCTGGCCGAGCTCCGGATGGCGGTTCGTGGCTACCCTCGATGGTGGTACGCAGCGGCCGCGCTGGCCGTCCTCGCGACTGCCGTCGCGCCGATCGGTGTCGTCCGCACGCTCGTCGTCCCGCTCGCGCTCTTGCTCCCGCTCTCGGCGTGGTCGGCACTCGGGACGCGCGAACGGCGACACCGCACGACAGAGCTGGTGTTCGTCGGCAGCAGACCGACCCGGCTGCTGGGCGCGACCTACGCGTCCGGCGTCGCGATCGGGCTGTTGGTGTCCGTGCCCGCAGCTGTCCGGTTCGCCCTCTCCGGGATGGACGGCGCGCTCGTGGGCTGGCTCGCGGCCGTCCTGTCGCTGCCGGCGATCGCGCTCGCGCTGGGGGTCTGGACTGGGCGGTCCAAGAGCTTCGAGATCGCCTATCTGACGGCGTGGTACCTCGGTCCCGTGAACGGACTCGGCGCGCTCGATTACGTCGCCGCCCGGCCCTCGACGGCGTCGGCGGGGATCCCGGTCGTCTACCTGGCTCTCACGGTCGTCGCGCTCGGTGTGGCACTCGTGGGTCGGCGACGACAGTAG
- a CDS encoding ABC transporter ATP-binding protein: MQLELDGIEKRYGDEHALRDVDLVLEPGVVGLLGPNGAGKSTLMRIVTTVLQPTDGRVRWNGTDVREEPRAIRDSVGYLPQSFGVYPSLTAREFLRYLAAIRGVSNVGERIEDLLALVNLEAAADRRLGGFSGGMRQRVGIAQALLADPDLLVVDEPTVGLDPTERVRFRNVLAELAEDRIVVLSTHIVSDVEVTASDIVLLHDGRVLAHESPAALLDGVAGSVWEWTVGDDDLAAVKREYTISGTARRSDGVAVRVVSASRPTPAAEPAEPTLEDAYLDAIGR; encoded by the coding sequence ATTCAGCTCGAACTCGACGGGATCGAGAAGCGGTACGGCGACGAACACGCGCTTCGAGACGTGGATCTCGTGCTCGAACCCGGCGTCGTCGGGCTGCTCGGCCCCAACGGTGCCGGCAAGTCCACGCTCATGCGGATCGTCACGACCGTGCTCCAGCCGACCGACGGGCGGGTCCGCTGGAACGGGACCGACGTGCGCGAGGAGCCACGCGCGATCAGGGACTCGGTCGGCTACCTCCCCCAGTCGTTCGGCGTGTATCCGAGCCTGACCGCTCGGGAGTTCCTCCGCTATCTGGCGGCGATACGGGGCGTCTCGAACGTCGGCGAGCGCATCGAGGACCTCCTCGCGCTCGTCAACCTCGAAGCGGCGGCCGATCGTCGCCTGGGCGGGTTCTCGGGCGGCATGCGCCAGCGCGTGGGCATCGCTCAGGCGCTGCTCGCGGACCCGGACCTGCTCGTCGTCGACGAACCGACCGTCGGACTCGATCCGACAGAGCGCGTCCGCTTCCGGAACGTCCTCGCCGAACTCGCCGAGGATCGGATCGTGGTACTCTCGACGCACATCGTCTCGGACGTGGAGGTGACCGCGAGCGACATCGTCCTCCTCCACGACGGACGCGTGCTGGCCCACGAGTCCCCGGCCGCGCTGCTCGACGGGGTCGCGGGTTCGGTCTGGGAATGGACCGTCGGCGACGACGACCTCGCCGCGGTCAAACGCGAGTACACGATCAGCGGGACGGCCCGGCGCAGCGACGGCGTCGCGGTCCGGGTCGTCTCGGCGTCGCGGCCGACGCCGGCAGCCGAGCCCGCGGAACCGACCCTCGAAGACGCGTACCTCGACGCGATCGGACGATGA
- a CDS encoding alpha/beta fold hydrolase, translated as MPTATHDGVTLAYERSGPADAETVAFVEGLSYGTWMWRWQREALSESYETLVWDNRGTGDSDEPPGPYTTEQMAGDFEAVLDDAGVETAHVVGASLGGMIAQQYVLDYDRADSLTLIATTPGGEAAVPIPADTQQRMLNVPEEYDEAATIRHKMRPAVTDEFWEDRSDVVDRIVEWRLETDPSEEAYEWQSAAAVGFDESDRLGAIDLPTLIVHGTADEVIPFENATLLDEAIPHSRLVAVEGGSHLCFIEQADTVNEHLRSFLGDV; from the coding sequence ATGCCGACTGCCACGCACGACGGTGTAACGCTCGCCTACGAACGCTCGGGACCCGCAGACGCCGAGACGGTCGCGTTCGTCGAGGGGCTGAGCTACGGCACCTGGATGTGGCGCTGGCAGCGCGAGGCGCTCTCGGAGTCCTACGAGACGCTGGTCTGGGACAACCGCGGCACGGGCGACTCCGACGAGCCGCCGGGGCCGTACACCACCGAGCAGATGGCGGGCGACTTCGAGGCCGTGCTCGACGACGCTGGCGTCGAGACGGCCCACGTCGTGGGTGCGAGCCTGGGCGGCATGATCGCCCAGCAGTACGTCCTCGACTACGATCGGGCCGACTCGCTGACGCTGATCGCGACGACGCCGGGCGGCGAGGCGGCGGTCCCGATTCCGGCGGACACCCAGCAGCGGATGTTGAACGTCCCCGAGGAGTACGACGAGGCGGCGACGATCCGACACAAGATGCGCCCGGCCGTGACTGACGAGTTCTGGGAGGACCGGTCCGATGTCGTCGACCGCATCGTCGAGTGGCGACTGGAGACCGACCCCTCCGAGGAGGCCTACGAGTGGCAGAGCGCCGCCGCGGTCGGTTTCGACGAGAGCGACAGGCTCGGGGCGATCGACCTGCCGACGCTGATCGTCCACGGCACCGCCGACGAGGTGATCCCCTTCGAGAACGCGACGCTGCTCGACGAAGCGATTCCCCACAGTCGCCTGGTGGCCGTCGAGGGCGGCTCGCACCTCTGTTTCATCGAACAGGCCGACACCGTCAACGAACACCTCCGGTCGTTCCTCGGCGATGTCTGA